From Halobacteriovorax sp. GB3, a single genomic window includes:
- a CDS encoding Spy/CpxP family protein refolding chaperone — protein sequence MKLLKITSIVGLLFLISCRAPEDRIEKISAKVVEKLELTKEQKVKFEDLKKTLISLEKEKRSKGRKHRFDDVKNELKSDHFDVNTIVKGMEENFSKKLEFTKTIGVKIQVFHASLTPEQREKLSAFIEKMEERRKEKWKKHRRAKHE from the coding sequence ATGAAATTACTAAAGATTACAAGTATTGTCGGATTATTATTTCTTATCTCTTGTCGTGCTCCAGAGGATAGAATTGAGAAAATTTCAGCAAAAGTTGTTGAAAAATTAGAACTTACAAAAGAGCAAAAAGTTAAATTTGAAGACCTAAAAAAGACGCTCATTTCTCTTGAAAAAGAGAAGAGAAGTAAGGGAAGAAAGCATCGATTTGACGATGTGAAAAATGAGCTGAAGAGCGATCATTTTGATGTCAATACAATCGTAAAGGGGATGGAAGAGAATTTTAGTAAAAAATTAGAATTTACAAAAACAATTGGAGTAAAGATTCAAGTTTTTCATGCTTCTCTAACTCCTGAGCAAAGAGAGAAGCTTTCGGCCTTTATAGAAAAAATGGAAGAGAGAAGGAAGGAAAAATGGAAAAAACATAGAAGAGCTAAGCACGAATAA
- the aspA gene encoding aspartate ammonia-lyase, with protein MKTRIEHDLLGEKEIPADAYYGIHTQRAIDNFDITPMIVGDFPLFVRAMVMTKKAAALANKELGTIPKNIADQIIHACDYILDNEQKFLKEFKTDVLQGGAGTSVNMNTNEVVANVALELAGHEKGQYDLISPNDHVNKCQSTNDAYPTGFRVALYFQCDRLLSNLELLVASFSKKGEEFSDILKMGRTQLQDAVPMSLGQEFEAFAVNMKEEIKTIKLIRELVLEVNLGATAIGTGINAPKEYSKIAINHLKEITGAPFTPAENLVEATSDTGAYVLLSGAIKRAAVKISKICNDLRLLSSGPRAGLNEINLPERQAGSSIMPAKVNPVIPEVVNQIAFKVIGNDLTITMAAEAGQLQLNVMEPVLASSLFESINLLAKGFEILKERCIDGITANKEVCEKHVMNSIGIITFLNPFIGHHNGDRIGKICAQTGKSVQEVVLEEKLMSEEELKKVFDHKNMMSPEYLAKRYND; from the coding sequence ATGAAAACGAGAATAGAACACGATCTTCTTGGTGAAAAAGAAATACCAGCAGATGCTTACTATGGAATTCACACGCAAAGAGCTATAGACAATTTTGATATCACTCCCATGATTGTTGGGGACTTCCCTCTTTTTGTTCGTGCAATGGTTATGACAAAAAAAGCTGCGGCACTAGCGAATAAAGAATTGGGAACGATTCCAAAAAATATTGCAGATCAAATCATTCACGCTTGTGATTATATTCTTGATAATGAACAAAAATTTTTAAAAGAGTTTAAGACAGACGTTCTTCAAGGAGGAGCAGGTACTTCAGTTAATATGAATACAAATGAAGTTGTCGCAAATGTTGCTCTTGAATTAGCTGGACATGAAAAGGGTCAATATGATTTGATCTCTCCCAATGATCATGTGAATAAATGTCAGTCCACAAATGATGCCTACCCTACAGGCTTTAGAGTAGCTCTTTATTTTCAATGTGACCGTCTCCTTTCAAATCTCGAACTTCTTGTTGCAAGCTTTTCTAAGAAGGGAGAAGAATTCTCAGATATTCTCAAGATGGGTCGTACTCAATTGCAAGACGCTGTTCCAATGTCACTCGGACAGGAATTTGAAGCTTTTGCAGTTAACATGAAAGAAGAGATTAAAACGATTAAACTTATTCGCGAACTCGTTTTAGAAGTGAACCTTGGCGCCACGGCCATTGGTACAGGAATTAATGCCCCAAAAGAATACTCTAAAATAGCAATCAATCACCTAAAAGAAATTACAGGAGCTCCTTTTACTCCTGCAGAAAACCTTGTTGAAGCGACAAGTGATACTGGAGCTTATGTTCTTCTCTCAGGAGCAATAAAAAGAGCTGCGGTTAAGATTTCAAAAATATGTAATGATCTACGTTTACTTTCCTCTGGACCGAGAGCAGGACTTAATGAGATCAATCTTCCTGAAAGACAGGCCGGCTCTTCTATCATGCCAGCAAAAGTGAACCCTGTTATTCCTGAAGTTGTTAATCAAATTGCTTTTAAAGTCATAGGAAACGATTTAACAATTACAATGGCCGCAGAGGCAGGACAATTACAACTAAATGTTATGGAACCAGTACTTGCTAGCTCACTTTTTGAGTCAATCAATCTTCTGGCGAAGGGTTTTGAAATCTTAAAAGAGAGATGTATTGACGGAATTACCGCCAATAAAGAAGTTTGTGAGAAACATGTTATGAATTCAATTGGAATCATTACTTTTTTAAATCCATTTATTGGCCATCACAATGGAGATCGAATTGGAAAGATCTGTGCTCAAACAGGTAAATCGGTACAAGAAGTCGTTCTTGAAGAGAAGCTTATGAGCGAAGAAGAGCTAAAGAAGGTTTTTGATCATAAAAACATGATGAGTCCAGAGTACTTGGCAAAAAGATATAACGATTAA
- a CDS encoding CHASE domain-containing protein has protein sequence MKLYKLPTWAHIIILGLAYLISGKIGLMLAIPPGFATAIFPPTGIALAYVFSFGLRTLPGIFLGSFLMNVLATFENGVELSVVSLFIVPFFIGLGASFQTFCTYNFTKQLMKRELPLVKFTDILSFLTLAGPIGSLINSTIGVLTLFLFNVINENLIIYSWLNWWVGDTIGVILLFPIIFSFLSPNQKVWKERQKIIVIPMLLSIPLCFAMYWFSSEREFDNIKANFSKISQTARFSLEREIDSYASKLEAARNLFYSSEEVSRKEFNTFSSHMIGNDQGIRALEYAPIVKRKDIPAFTKKLEKEFNHPFQIKYIEKDNGTRDLHYIVNYIYPKQGNEQAFGLDLGSQRTRREAIEYAIALHSPSVTETVHLIQDDKERNPAFLQFLPVYNVKENSEQAVGLIIGVFDLNIFLQKAFAGIDYESFNIDIYDITNKKSELIYSINKEKSRKYDSISSKVVVKFFNRDWRIELRPTLNFISQKSTRFSWLVLALGLSISGILGAFLLAFSGKSQEIQMIVEKRTNELKKSNTKLEEATKIKSDFLANMSHEIRTPMNGIIGVTELLEEQLTTPKQKNDLNTIKQSAKDLLVIINDILDLSKLEAGKIKIKEETFSIKQLSKEVKELYTPLAQQKKLRFNVSIEGDSQDLFFGDKTRIKQILNNLTSNALKFTMQGSIEIKIFVDQIINEDYYNITFSVRDTGIGIDKNLLYKLFAPFEQLSSGVSKKFQGTGLGLSICKNLVDLMGGSIAYRQRLDVAGSIFEFTLPLDVSTDIEQMKEELTNIEPQQEDLSSLHILIVEDNLVNQKICKRFLDKLNIESEIVENGKLAVEKVQKQFFHAILMDCQMPVMDGFQATREIKTNMKNSPYIIALTANAMKEDRENCYNAGMDDYLAKPINKFELIRALNRALKYNSV, from the coding sequence ATGAAGCTTTATAAACTCCCCACTTGGGCCCATATCATTATCTTGGGACTGGCCTATCTGATTTCAGGTAAGATCGGATTAATGCTGGCCATTCCACCCGGTTTTGCTACCGCAATTTTTCCTCCTACAGGAATTGCCCTGGCCTATGTCTTTAGCTTTGGCCTGCGCACATTACCAGGAATTTTTCTCGGATCGTTCCTTATGAACGTTCTTGCAACTTTTGAAAATGGAGTTGAGCTAAGTGTAGTAAGCCTCTTTATCGTTCCCTTTTTCATTGGCCTAGGTGCAAGCTTTCAGACATTTTGTACATATAATTTTACAAAGCAATTAATGAAAAGAGAGCTTCCTCTTGTGAAGTTCACCGACATCCTTTCATTTTTAACTCTCGCTGGACCAATTGGTTCATTAATTAATTCTACCATTGGTGTTCTCACACTCTTTCTATTCAACGTTATTAATGAAAATCTGATTATCTACTCTTGGCTCAATTGGTGGGTTGGCGATACCATTGGAGTCATTCTTCTCTTTCCAATCATCTTTTCTTTTCTCTCGCCAAATCAGAAAGTCTGGAAAGAAAGACAAAAGATCATTGTTATACCGATGTTACTTTCTATTCCCCTTTGCTTTGCCATGTACTGGTTTTCTAGCGAAAGAGAATTCGACAATATCAAGGCGAACTTTTCAAAAATTTCTCAAACGGCTCGCTTTAGCCTAGAAAGAGAAATTGATAGCTATGCAAGTAAGCTAGAAGCAGCACGAAATCTCTTCTACTCTTCAGAAGAGGTCTCAAGAAAAGAGTTTAATACTTTTTCCTCGCATATGATTGGTAATGACCAAGGCATTAGGGCCTTAGAATATGCTCCAATAGTAAAAAGAAAAGATATTCCTGCTTTCACTAAAAAGTTAGAAAAAGAATTTAATCACCCTTTTCAAATTAAATACATTGAAAAAGATAATGGCACGAGAGATCTTCATTATATCGTCAATTATATCTATCCAAAACAGGGGAACGAGCAGGCCTTTGGACTAGACCTCGGTTCCCAGAGAACAAGACGCGAGGCCATAGAGTATGCAATTGCTCTTCACTCTCCTTCTGTGACAGAAACCGTACATCTAATTCAGGATGACAAAGAGAGAAATCCGGCCTTTTTACAATTTCTTCCCGTTTACAACGTTAAAGAAAATAGCGAACAGGCAGTAGGCTTGATCATTGGTGTTTTTGATCTCAATATCTTTTTACAAAAGGCCTTCGCTGGAATCGACTACGAGAGTTTTAATATCGATATTTACGATATTACTAATAAAAAGAGCGAATTGATCTACTCTATTAATAAAGAGAAATCCCGTAAGTATGACTCTATTTCAAGCAAGGTTGTTGTTAAATTTTTTAATCGAGACTGGAGAATAGAGCTTCGTCCAACATTGAATTTCATCTCTCAAAAAAGCACTCGTTTTTCATGGCTCGTCCTTGCCCTTGGTTTAAGTATCTCAGGAATACTTGGCGCCTTTCTCTTAGCTTTCTCAGGAAAGAGTCAAGAGATTCAAATGATCGTAGAAAAGAGAACAAATGAACTAAAGAAATCGAATACAAAATTAGAAGAAGCTACAAAGATAAAATCTGATTTTCTTGCGAATATGTCACATGAAATCAGAACTCCAATGAATGGGATTATAGGCGTAACAGAACTTCTTGAAGAACAATTAACAACACCAAAGCAAAAAAATGATCTCAATACCATAAAGCAATCAGCAAAAGATCTACTTGTTATTATTAATGACATCTTAGATCTTTCAAAACTAGAAGCTGGAAAAATTAAAATAAAAGAAGAAACATTCTCTATCAAGCAACTTTCAAAAGAAGTTAAAGAGCTTTATACACCATTAGCACAACAAAAAAAGCTCCGCTTTAATGTTTCAATAGAAGGAGATTCTCAAGATCTCTTCTTTGGTGATAAAACGCGTATCAAGCAAATTCTCAATAACCTAACATCAAATGCACTGAAATTTACGATGCAAGGATCAATTGAAATAAAGATCTTTGTCGATCAAATCATCAATGAAGACTATTACAATATTACTTTTTCCGTAAGAGATACTGGAATTGGTATTGATAAGAACCTTCTCTACAAATTGTTTGCTCCTTTTGAACAACTCAGTTCGGGTGTCTCTAAGAAGTTTCAAGGAACAGGCCTTGGTCTCTCAATATGTAAGAATCTAGTCGATTTGATGGGAGGAAGTATCGCCTATCGTCAAAGACTTGATGTTGCTGGCTCTATTTTTGAATTCACTCTTCCTTTAGATGTATCGACTGATATTGAGCAGATGAAAGAAGAACTAACGAATATTGAACCACAGCAAGAAGATCTATCGAGTCTTCACATCCTAATTGTTGAGGACAATCTGGTTAACCAAAAAATATGTAAGCGCTTTCTTGATAAGTTAAATATTGAAAGTGAAATCGTTGAAAACGGAAAACTTGCCGTTGAGAAAGTTCAGAAACAATTTTTTCATGCGATTCTCATGGATTGCCAAATGCCTGTCATGGATGGTTTCCAAGCGACCAGAGAAATAAAAACAAATATGAAAAATAGTCCTTACATCATTGCCCTAACCGCCAATGCAATGAAAGAAGATCGAGAGAATTGTTACAATGCTGGAATGGATGACTATCTAGCCAAGCCAATCAACAAATTTGAATTAATTAGAGCACTCAATAGGGCCTTAAAGTATAATAGTGTATAA
- a CDS encoding FAD-binding oxidoreductase, with product MSKELYFKDLDEIKCFLSKAESFIFAGSKTSTVISFDGLKENQKILNLSQLPKKLEFSEGVLVVEGPVSWQEASVYLESKGREIMAHPTDHCACVLAGLATSATGERTFHYGPIRDQILWLEYMNNNGEIHRLDYNKDLLELSLLRPFREELSLYQQQWKRYEGLKNAPYPRFERETDLMIGTEGQLGLITKAAFKTAPRHTSHFLYIQTPRWQESFSQHKILLDFAHANRESLLCAELLDANSLSFAPKELRPFENGDLIFFEVDEPLIETIYEKLALIEEIDTESIQVVSRNVCHELRVSIPRAVNERNARRGVLKKGTDAQVHPDQFEELIDIYRRLDEQGIDSILFGHFGDCHLHFNFLLSAEQEKKCYDLLTNFYQQIQKLNGSPFAEHGIGTIKLEYITDFYPEIVKRVFSLLKKECDPNNIFFPMGFMGNRG from the coding sequence ATGAGTAAGGAGCTATATTTTAAAGACTTAGATGAGATTAAATGCTTTTTATCTAAAGCTGAGAGTTTTATTTTTGCCGGTTCTAAGACCTCCACCGTTATTTCCTTTGATGGGCTTAAAGAAAACCAAAAGATCTTAAATCTCTCTCAACTGCCAAAGAAATTAGAATTCTCTGAAGGAGTTCTTGTCGTTGAGGGCCCAGTAAGTTGGCAAGAGGCAAGCGTTTATCTTGAAAGTAAGGGGCGGGAAATTATGGCGCATCCCACTGATCATTGTGCTTGCGTCTTAGCAGGACTGGCAACATCGGCAACTGGTGAGAGGACTTTTCATTATGGCCCTATTCGCGATCAGATCCTTTGGCTTGAATATATGAATAATAATGGCGAAATACATCGACTTGATTATAACAAGGATCTCTTAGAGCTCAGTTTACTAAGACCTTTCAGAGAAGAACTATCTCTTTATCAGCAGCAGTGGAAACGCTATGAGGGCCTTAAAAATGCCCCTTATCCGCGTTTTGAAAGAGAAACTGACCTTATGATCGGAACAGAGGGGCAACTTGGCCTCATTACGAAAGCAGCCTTTAAAACGGCTCCAAGGCACACTAGTCATTTTCTTTATATTCAGACCCCACGCTGGCAAGAGTCCTTTTCACAGCATAAAATTCTCTTAGACTTTGCTCACGCAAATAGAGAGTCACTTCTCTGTGCAGAGTTACTCGATGCTAACTCCCTGAGCTTTGCTCCCAAGGAGCTTCGTCCTTTTGAAAATGGTGATCTCATTTTTTTTGAAGTGGATGAGCCTCTTATAGAAACGATTTATGAGAAACTAGCTCTGATTGAAGAGATCGACACCGAATCAATTCAAGTTGTCTCGAGAAATGTATGTCACGAACTTCGCGTTTCTATCCCAAGAGCAGTCAATGAAAGAAATGCGCGCCGAGGAGTTTTAAAAAAGGGGACGGATGCTCAGGTGCACCCGGATCAATTTGAAGAACTTATCGATATCTATCGAAGACTTGATGAACAAGGTATTGATTCAATTCTCTTTGGTCATTTTGGAGACTGTCACCTTCACTTTAATTTTTTACTTAGCGCTGAACAAGAGAAGAAGTGCTATGATTTATTAACGAACTTTTACCAGCAAATCCAAAAACTTAACGGTTCTCCTTTTGCAGAACATGGAATAGGGACGATTAAGTTAGAATATATTACGGATTTCTATCCTGAGATTGTTAAAAGGGTCTTTTCTTTGTTAAAAAAGGAGTGTGATCCAAATAATATTTTCTTTCCAATGGGATTCATGGGAAATCGAGGTTAA
- the rsgA gene encoding ribosome small subunit-dependent GTPase A, with protein MAKARVYKSAKREFTCRLLETKELVQAKALGNLLKKGESIVVGDYVEVEMIEETKEYVISSLYERSSEIFRILIREGKKKVTASNVDTIVILTSVSKPQYKRGIVDRFLVRAFQWQVEPIVIFNKMDEYNSKEFDLQFEQERLKDLNVKCFEISAKQSAYEPQYLEKGYRDLKEYLSGKTSVFLGQSGVGKSQTITALSEGEVELKTKKVGKVGKGSHTTTWSEIIDCHNFELIDSPGIRSFSLDDITSEDLLSLFPDLEEYAVHCKFNDCSHEPSAKGCRFWKQDLAPDSEKGSLVHSRLDSYCRFLEEISETTHWQKSDKYS; from the coding sequence GTGGCAAAAGCTCGCGTATACAAATCAGCTAAGAGAGAATTTACTTGTAGATTACTCGAAACCAAAGAACTTGTTCAGGCCAAAGCTTTAGGGAATTTACTTAAAAAAGGTGAGAGCATTGTTGTTGGGGACTATGTCGAAGTTGAGATGATTGAAGAGACAAAAGAGTATGTCATCAGTAGCCTCTATGAAAGAAGTAGTGAAATCTTTCGAATTCTCATTCGCGAAGGAAAGAAGAAAGTCACGGCTTCCAATGTTGATACAATTGTTATCTTAACCTCAGTATCAAAACCTCAATATAAAAGAGGAATTGTCGATCGCTTCCTTGTAAGGGCCTTTCAATGGCAAGTCGAGCCCATTGTCATTTTTAATAAAATGGATGAATACAATAGCAAAGAGTTCGACCTCCAATTTGAGCAAGAACGGTTAAAAGATCTCAATGTGAAGTGTTTTGAAATTAGTGCTAAACAAAGTGCCTACGAGCCTCAATACCTAGAAAAAGGCTATAGAGATTTAAAAGAGTATCTCTCTGGTAAAACTTCTGTCTTTTTAGGACAGTCTGGAGTTGGAAAGAGCCAGACAATTACGGCCCTCTCTGAAGGAGAAGTGGAGCTTAAGACCAAGAAAGTTGGAAAAGTTGGGAAGGGATCTCACACGACAACTTGGTCTGAAATTATTGATTGTCATAATTTTGAACTGATAGATTCTCCAGGGATTCGTTCTTTCTCACTTGATGATATTACAAGTGAAGACCTTCTGAGCTTATTCCCAGATCTTGAAGAGTATGCAGTTCACTGCAAGTTTAATGATTGCTCTCATGAGCCTTCTGCTAAGGGTTGCCGTTTTTGGAAACAAGACCTTGCTCCAGACTCTGAAAAGGGCTCTCTCGTTCATTCGAGACTTGATTCTTATTGCCGATTTTTAGAGGAAATCTCAGAGACGACACATTGGCAAAAAAGCGATAAGTACTCGTAA
- a CDS encoding PilZ domain-containing protein, producing the protein MSENVLNFQKKREETIEKKRRSFERLLFQNFLGAYTVIDAHETVYPVELIDISQDGCLFQIPWNFNKDKKFNDDFEIKMRMYFTKHSYIPVIVNIRYGKEFVDSDGQTYMHYGCEFDKSLPSFDAMRNFINFMYSFAEHSAIDKGDVKTYFL; encoded by the coding sequence ATGTCTGAAAACGTATTAAATTTCCAGAAAAAAAGAGAAGAAACAATTGAGAAGAAGAGAAGATCTTTTGAGCGTCTCTTGTTCCAAAACTTCTTGGGCGCATACACAGTGATCGATGCCCATGAAACAGTATATCCAGTTGAACTTATTGATATTTCACAAGATGGATGTCTATTCCAAATCCCTTGGAACTTCAATAAAGATAAGAAATTCAACGACGACTTTGAAATTAAGATGAGAATGTATTTTACGAAACATTCGTATATTCCTGTAATCGTTAATATTCGTTATGGTAAAGAGTTTGTCGATTCAGATGGACAAACTTATATGCACTACGGATGTGAGTTTGATAAGTCTCTTCCTTCATTCGATGCAATGAGAAACTTCATCAATTTTATGTACTCATTTGCAGAGCACTCGGCCATTGATAAAGGCGATGTGAAAACATATTTTCTTTAA